In Veillonellales bacterium, the DNA window ATTCAAACTTAACAGCTTCGTTTGGGTGGCAATTCCCCGGCTCATATCCAAAATTTTGCCGGTATCCTTGACCTTCTGGGCCGACTCCTGAGACACTTTGACCACACTGTCCGTGGTCGCCGCCAATTCCTGAGAAGACGCCGATATTTCCTCCACAGCCGCCGCAGCCTGATGCACATTGCCGGAAACCTGCTGAACGGTTTTTTCCACCACCGCTTTCTGGCTCTCCTCGTGCACCCGGGCCGCCACTACCGACGCCGCTACTTGTGCCAATGGCTTAACAATTTCAATCTTTCCGGCTATGCCAAAGCTGCCGATTCTTGTGCCGTCATCGGCAGCGATAAGGCAGTTGTAGCCTTCCTTGACATTCGGATTTTGCGCCGCCTCTTCGGCTGTAACCGCATACTCGTCGGCTTGCCCCGTCACGATTTTCTTCGCGCCGCTGTGGACCTTGCCGATGCGATCCTTGCTGATATTATCCGCAATAAATACGCCATTTTCATTGCAAACACTCATTTGAAAGCCGGTTTTGCCGGATACAAACCGTACTAATTCACTGGCCAATTCGCTGCTAATTTTATAACCAGCCACTCGTACACCTCCTTTTAATAATCGGAAACTCATTCCGCTTCTGACATATTCTGCTTTAATTAATTCCACTATTCTTCCTTAAAATCCTGCCCTGCTCTAAAAAAACTGCATATTCCTGCTGCTACAAACGCCGCAGCGCCGTCTGCTTTATCTTTCGATAAATCAGACGGCGCCTCTCCGGATAAGGCGTCCTGACGACCGCCCCTCCAATATTACTATATGAGGTTTAAAACAAAATATATACTGCTTTATTCCCATAGCTGCTGAATATTGCTGCCAACATAGTAATGTCTTACAATATCAGCGGCCGACCATCCCTGCTGAGCGAAGCTGTAGGCACCCCACTGACACAAGCCGACTCCATTACCCCAGCCCAACCCTTTGAAAGTAAATTCCCGGCCGTCATAGGTCATCTCGGTAATTAACGTGGAGCGGAGGCGGTCAAAACCCAGCTGTTTGCGAAACTCAGCACCATATATCTTTTTATCCCCGGCGCCAATATAGAGAATTCGGCCGGAAGGCCCCCTTCCCAAAATGGAAATATCAGCCGGGTTACCATGATAGCCTACGGCAGAAGCCACTTCCGTTCCGGAAATCTTGGCTGTCCAGCTTTGTTCATTTGCCGGAGCATATTGGAAGCAGTTATCGGTTACCGGCTGAAAGTAAGGCGCCGGAGCCGAAATTTCCCGGGGAAAGCCTTCTTCTTTCGTGGCGGCGATCTGTCCATTGCAGGAACTGTAAATGGCATTGACCAAACTGCCGGCATACAGTAAAACTTGTCCCCTTGTCTGCTTCACTGCCTTCCTGACATTATCATTCACTTTCTGGGGAGCATATGCCTGCAATTCCTCCTTTGATGTACTGACATCAGCGTTATGCAGCCGTTTAATCGTTCCGGCTTCGATAGCATGAACCGTCAGCGTCCGGGAGGCGATAGCCTGAGCCGCAAGCGCTTCCACCGGCCAATCCGGCTCCATCTCCTTGGCGACAACCCCTTCCAGATATTTTTCCAAAGGCATACTCTCCACCGCACCGGACTCTGTCAGATAAACCTTAACGACCGGCTCGCTCTTATACTTTGCCAAATTCAACGGCACTGCTCCCGGTATTGGCGCAATCTGTGCCGGCTGGCTGGGAGCAGGAGCCGGTTCCTGCTGAGCCGGTTCCTGAGGTGCCGGCTTTGAGGCGGGAGGACGCAGTAGTGCATACGCTCCCGTAAAAGCTATTATGGCAATTGCTGCCAGGACTGCGATATTGAAGTTCCGGTTCTTGTGCATTCACTCCCACCTCATTGATAGTATGGAAGTATCTTGCAGTATTTATGCAGGGAAATAGTTCATGGCGCTCATAGCTCATAGCTCATAGCTCATAGCTCATAGCTCATAGCTCATAGCTCATAGCTCATAGCTCATAGCTCATAGCTCATAGCTCATAGCTAAAAAACAACAGGCGCCCGGCTTAGCGGGCGCCTGTTGTTTTTTAGCTAATTTGACTATTTAACGATAACCGAAACTCCGTCGGGAACAACGGTAACGGTGGCATCTTTACCGACAATCTCTTCTGCCAGTTTCATGGCCTCCGGTAAAGTATTCACCGCTTTCATATGCATGTCCTGAATCATCTGATGATCGCACTGATCGGTAACAATAATAATTGTATAGTGAAGCTGAAGTCGTGCCAGAATCTGCGCTTCCCATTGATCCGGCAGAGTATCCTGAGGTTCAATGGCCAGAATCTTATCCATGACTTCCTGAGCGCTCTTGGCTTTGGCAAACCATTCGTAGAAGTCTTTACCGCCGTGCCCGTCGTTGCAGGCGGAACAGATAATAATAACGCCGCCGTCCTTACAGGTAGCTTCGGCAGCCGTCATGCCTTTTACCGACTGGTAAATGTTCTGGTCAAGAGGATAGCCGCCGTTGGAGGTAATGGCGATATCGGCAGGTATTGCCTTTACATTTGCCAGTTCACCGGCAAATTTCGTACCTTCCGCATGAGCTTTTTCCAGATCACCGGCAAACGCTTTAATAATTTTCTTATCGGCATCGATGATTACATTGACGATAAATTTAAGTTTAGCGGTTTTTGCCGCATGGAGCATATCAATGTGAATCGGATTGCCTTCCAGATTGCCGGTTCTGGCTTTATCACTGGCAATAAACCGGGAATTATGATTGGCAAGTACGGTAACTTTGCTGACAACACCCGGCAAAACACTTTTGCGTCCGCCGGAGAAACCGGCAAAGAAATGAGGTTCGATAAATCCTTCCGAAACCAGTAAATCGGCTTCTACTGCCAGCTTGTTGATTATGATATCGCCGCCGGAAGGAAGTTTACCGATATTGACCATAGAATCCGGGTCAAAGGCATTATGAACAACAATTTTCTCTTCCGCCATTATTTTTTCGCCAAACTTGCCCAACAGTTCTTCTTTCGTGGTCGGA includes these proteins:
- a CDS encoding methyl-accepting chemotaxis protein; its protein translation is MAGYKISSELASELVRFVSGKTGFQMSVCNENGVFIADNISKDRIGKVHSGAKKIVTGQADEYAVTAEEAAQNPNVKEGYNCLIAADDGTRIGSFGIAGKIEIVKPLAQVAASVVAARVHEESQKAVVEKTVQQVSGNVHQAAAAVEEISASSQELAATTDSVVKVSQESAQKVKDTGKILDMSRGIATQTKLLSLNASIEAARAGIHGRGFAVVAQEMQKLAQSSADATENINKILQEIQTAIQKVIDG
- a CDS encoding SpoIID/LytB domain-containing protein encodes the protein MHKNRNFNIAVLAAIAIIAFTGAYALLRPPASKPAPQEPAQQEPAPAPSQPAQIAPIPGAVPLNLAKYKSEPVVKVYLTESGAVESMPLEKYLEGVVAKEMEPDWPVEALAAQAIASRTLTVHAIEAGTIKRLHNADVSTSKEELQAYAPQKVNDNVRKAVKQTRGQVLLYAGSLVNAIYSSCNGQIAATKEEGFPREISAPAPYFQPVTDNCFQYAPANEQSWTAKISGTEVASAVGYHGNPADISILGRGPSGRILYIGAGDKKIYGAEFRKQLGFDRLRSTLITEMTYDGREFTFKGLGWGNGVGLCQWGAYSFAQQGWSAADIVRHYYVGSNIQQLWE
- the larA gene encoding nickel-dependent lactate racemase, encoding MATVKIPYSRTFINAEVPDARLLGVLESKAHHYKPEAGEPELVRRALENPIGSSRLRDLAKGKNKIVIISSDHTRPVPSKIIMPVILAEIRSGNPDADITILIATGFHRPTTKEELLGKFGEKIMAEEKIVVHNAFDPDSMVNIGKLPSGGDIIINKLAVEADLLVSEGFIEPHFFAGFSGGRKSVLPGVVSKVTVLANHNSRFIASDKARTGNLEGNPIHIDMLHAAKTAKLKFIVNVIIDADKKIIKAFAGDLEKAHAEGTKFAGELANVKAIPADIAITSNGGYPLDQNIYQSVKGMTAAEATCKDGGVIIICSACNDGHGGKDFYEWFAKAKSAQEVMDKILAIEPQDTLPDQWEAQILARLQLHYTIIIVTDQCDHQMIQDMHMKAVNTLPEAMKLAEEIVGKDATVTVVPDGVSVIVK